In Streptomyces sp. NBC_00091, the following proteins share a genomic window:
- a CDS encoding ketoacyl-ACP synthase III — translation MSKIKPAKGSPYARILGVGGYRPARVVPNEVILETIDSSDEWIRSRSGIQTRHWASDQETVAAMSVEASGKALADAGVSPEQIGAVIVSTVSHFKQTPAVATEIAHRVGAIKPAAFDISAGCAGFGYGLTLAKGMVVEGSAEYVLVIGVERLSDLTDLEDRATAFLFGDGAGAVVVGPSDVPAIGPTVWGSEGDKSETIKQTVPWDQYLGKDAGEKFPAITQEGQAVFRWAVFEMTKVAQQALDAAGITVDDLDVFIPHQANMRIIDSMVKTLKLPEHVAVARDVETTGNTSAASIPLAMERLLATGAAKSGDTALVIGFGAGLVYAATVVTLP, via the coding sequence ATGTCCAAGATCAAGCCTGCCAAGGGTTCCCCCTACGCCCGCATCCTCGGGGTCGGCGGCTACCGCCCGGCCCGGGTGGTGCCCAACGAGGTCATCCTCGAGACGATCGACTCGTCCGACGAGTGGATCCGTTCCCGCTCCGGCATCCAGACCCGGCACTGGGCCTCCGACCAGGAGACCGTCGCCGCGATGTCGGTGGAGGCCTCGGGCAAGGCCCTGGCCGACGCCGGGGTCTCCCCGGAGCAGATCGGCGCCGTGATCGTCTCCACGGTCTCGCACTTCAAGCAGACTCCGGCCGTCGCGACGGAGATCGCGCACCGGGTCGGGGCGATCAAGCCCGCCGCGTTCGACATCTCCGCGGGCTGCGCCGGCTTCGGCTACGGCCTGACGCTCGCCAAGGGCATGGTGGTGGAAGGTTCCGCCGAGTACGTGCTCGTCATCGGTGTCGAGCGGCTCTCGGACCTGACCGACCTGGAGGACCGCGCGACGGCCTTCCTGTTCGGCGACGGCGCCGGCGCCGTGGTCGTCGGCCCCTCCGACGTGCCGGCCATCGGCCCCACGGTGTGGGGTTCGGAGGGCGACAAGTCCGAGACCATCAAGCAGACCGTGCCGTGGGACCAGTACCTCGGCAAGGACGCCGGGGAGAAGTTCCCGGCCATCACCCAGGAGGGTCAGGCGGTCTTCCGCTGGGCCGTCTTCGAGATGACCAAGGTGGCCCAGCAGGCGCTCGACGCCGCCGGGATCACCGTGGACGACCTGGACGTCTTCATTCCGCACCAGGCCAACATGCGGATCATCGACTCGATGGTGAAGACTCTCAAGCTGCCGGAGCACGTCGCGGTCGCCCGTGACGTGGAAACCACCGGCAACACGTCGGCCGCCTCGATCCCGCTCGCCATGGAGCGGCTCCTGGCGACCGGAGCGGCGAAGAGCGGCGACACCGCGCTCGTCATCGGCTTCGGGGCGGGGCTCGTCTACGCCGCGACGGTCGTTACCCTCCCCTAG
- a CDS encoding CdaR family transcriptional regulator, producing MPQPEREQSPETRPAHPVHPHAATLRRLEKSSGRLAANAIARMDENLSWYRAMPPENRSWIGLVAQAGIAAFTEWFRHPETPQAISTDVFGTAPRELTRAITLRQTVEMVRTTIEVMEAAIDEVAAPGDESILREALLVYAREIAFATAQVYAQAAEARGAWDARLESLVVNAVLSGEADEGALSRAAALGWNSPDHVCVVLGTAPEGDSELTVEAIRRAARHHKLQVLTGVLGDRLVVIAGGSDNPMHVAKSVIGPFAAGPVVAGPVVPDLLNATKSAQAAAAGLKACTAWQDAPRPVLADDLLPERAIASDPSAREQLVEEIYRPLEEAGSALLETLSVYLEQASSLEGAARMLFVHPNTVRYRLRRVTDVTGWSPSDVRSAFTLRIALILGRLADGDQQS from the coding sequence GTGCCCCAACCCGAACGTGAGCAGTCCCCCGAGACCCGTCCCGCGCATCCTGTCCACCCGCACGCCGCGACGCTGCGCCGCCTGGAGAAGTCCTCCGGCCGGCTCGCCGCCAACGCCATCGCGCGGATGGACGAGAACCTGTCGTGGTACCGGGCGATGCCTCCGGAGAACCGGTCGTGGATCGGCCTGGTCGCACAGGCCGGCATCGCCGCCTTCACGGAGTGGTTCCGGCACCCGGAGACCCCGCAGGCGATCTCCACCGATGTCTTCGGGACGGCTCCGCGCGAGCTGACCCGGGCGATCACCCTGCGCCAGACCGTCGAGATGGTCCGTACGACGATCGAGGTCATGGAGGCCGCGATCGACGAGGTGGCGGCCCCCGGCGACGAGTCGATCCTGCGCGAGGCGCTGCTCGTGTACGCCCGGGAGATCGCCTTCGCGACCGCCCAGGTCTACGCCCAGGCCGCCGAGGCGCGCGGGGCGTGGGACGCCCGGCTGGAGTCCCTGGTCGTGAACGCCGTGCTGTCGGGCGAGGCCGACGAGGGTGCGCTGTCGCGGGCCGCGGCGCTCGGCTGGAACTCGCCGGACCACGTCTGCGTGGTCCTGGGCACCGCCCCGGAGGGGGACAGCGAGCTGACGGTGGAGGCGATCCGCCGCGCGGCCCGCCACCACAAGCTCCAGGTCCTCACCGGGGTCCTCGGCGACCGCCTGGTCGTGATCGCGGGCGGCAGCGACAACCCGATGCACGTGGCCAAGTCCGTGATCGGGCCGTTCGCGGCCGGTCCGGTGGTGGCGGGTCCGGTGGTCCCCGACCTGCTGAACGCGACGAAGTCCGCGCAGGCCGCGGCGGCCGGCCTGAAGGCCTGTACGGCCTGGCAGGACGCCCCGCGCCCGGTCCTGGCGGACGATCTCCTGCCCGAGCGCGCGATCGCCTCGGATCCCTCGGCCAGGGAGCAGCTGGTGGAGGAGATCTACAGACCGCTGGAGGAGGCGGGCTCGGCGCTGCTGGAAACGCTGAGTGTCTACCTGGAGCAGGCCAGCAGCCTGGAGGGGGCGGCGCGGATGCTGTTCGTGCACCCCAACACGGTGCGCTACCGGCTCCGACGTGTGACCGACGTCACCGGCTGGTCACCCTCCGACGTGCGCTCGGCGTTCACGCTGCGGATCGCCCTGATCCTGGGGCGTCTGGCCGACGGAGATCAGCAGTCCTAG
- a CDS encoding SGNH/GDSL hydrolase family protein translates to MRTTAARRRARRTSTGAGVAVAVLAAVVTGCDSGGPAAGGERGAQAPPRWNPAPASVAAVGDSITRGFDACSVLADCPEVSWATGSDPAVRSLAARLLGDAEVPARSWNYAVTGSRMADLPGQLASAAQHKPGLVTVMVGSNDACRPTASSMTPVAEFRAGFEQSLKDLRAASPTSQVYVSSVPDLQRLWEQGRDSPVVRQIWKLGICQSMLADPLSAEAGATARREKVRARVVEYNEVLREVCAKDELCRYDGGAVFQYPFAADQLSHWDWFHPGKDGQARLAELAHRQVTAAQPPR, encoded by the coding sequence ATGCGCACCACCGCTGCGCGCCGTCGCGCGCGCCGGACGTCCACGGGCGCGGGTGTGGCGGTGGCCGTCCTGGCCGCGGTGGTCACGGGCTGTGACTCCGGCGGGCCGGCGGCCGGCGGCGAGCGCGGGGCGCAGGCCCCCCCGCGCTGGAACCCCGCGCCCGCCTCGGTCGCCGCGGTCGGCGACTCCATCACCCGTGGTTTCGACGCCTGTTCGGTGCTGGCCGACTGCCCGGAGGTCTCCTGGGCCACCGGCAGCGATCCCGCGGTCCGCTCCCTGGCCGCCCGGCTGCTCGGCGACGCGGAGGTGCCCGCGCGGAGCTGGAACTACGCGGTGACCGGTTCGCGCATGGCGGACCTGCCGGGGCAGCTGGCCTCGGCGGCGCAGCACAAGCCCGGCCTGGTCACGGTGATGGTGGGTTCGAACGACGCCTGCCGGCCCACGGCTTCGTCGATGACCCCGGTGGCCGAGTTCCGGGCCGGTTTCGAGCAGTCCCTGAAGGACCTGCGGGCCGCGTCGCCCACTTCGCAGGTGTACGTGTCCTCCGTGCCGGACCTCCAGCGGCTGTGGGAGCAGGGCCGGGACAGCCCCGTCGTACGGCAGATCTGGAAGCTGGGCATCTGTCAGTCCATGCTGGCCGACCCGCTGTCGGCCGAGGCCGGGGCGACGGCCCGCCGGGAGAAGGTGCGGGCGCGGGTGGTCGAGTACAACGAGGTGCTGCGCGAGGTCTGCGCGAAGGACGAGCTGTGCCGCTACGACGGCGGCGCGGTCTTCCAGTACCCCTTCGCGGCGGACCAACTGAGCCACTGGGACTGGTTCCACCCGGGCAAGGACGGGCAGGCGCGGCTCGCGGAACTCGCGCACCGACAGGTGACGGCGGCGCAGCCGCCACGTTGA
- the fabF gene encoding beta-ketoacyl-ACP synthase II: protein MSPTNRTVVVTGIGATTPLGGDSASTWEGLLAGRSGVSPLEGERFAELPVRIAAQAAVDPGEVLPRPLARKLDRSAQFALIAAREAWADAGYTAPAGEDEAIVPERLGTVIASGIGGVTTLLDQYDVLKEKGVRRVSPHTVPMLMPNGPSANVGLEVNARAGVHTPVSACASGAEAIGYAVEMIRTGRADVVVAGGTEAAIHPLPIAAFANMMAMSKNNENPTTASRPYDKARDGFVLGEGAGVVVLESAEHAAARGARVYCEVLGQGLSADSHHIAQPEPTGRGVAAALQNLLDNTQLDPSELVHVNAHATSTPQGDTAELKALRRVLGDDLDHIAISATKSMTGHLLGGAGGIETVATVLALYNRIAPPTINIDELDDDIDADIVRGEPRKLPVDGPISAINNSFGFGGHNVSLAFRTV from the coding sequence GTGAGCCCGACCAATCGCACCGTGGTCGTCACCGGTATCGGCGCAACCACTCCGCTGGGTGGCGACAGCGCTTCGACCTGGGAAGGTCTGCTCGCCGGCCGGTCCGGCGTCTCGCCCCTGGAGGGCGAGCGCTTCGCCGAACTGCCGGTCCGCATCGCCGCCCAGGCCGCCGTGGACCCGGGTGAGGTACTCCCCCGCCCGCTGGCCCGCAAGCTCGACCGCTCGGCGCAGTTCGCGCTCATCGCGGCCCGCGAGGCCTGGGCCGACGCGGGTTACACCGCTCCGGCGGGCGAGGACGAGGCCATCGTCCCCGAGCGTCTGGGCACCGTGATCGCCTCCGGCATCGGCGGTGTCACCACCCTGCTCGACCAGTACGACGTACTGAAGGAGAAGGGTGTGCGCCGGGTCTCCCCGCACACCGTTCCCATGCTCATGCCGAACGGCCCCTCCGCCAACGTCGGCCTCGAGGTCAACGCCCGCGCCGGTGTGCACACCCCGGTCAGCGCGTGCGCCTCGGGCGCCGAAGCCATCGGCTACGCCGTCGAGATGATCCGTACCGGCCGTGCCGATGTGGTCGTCGCCGGCGGTACCGAGGCCGCGATCCACCCGCTGCCGATCGCGGCGTTCGCCAACATGATGGCGATGTCCAAGAACAACGAGAACCCGACCACGGCCTCCCGCCCGTACGACAAGGCCCGCGACGGCTTCGTCCTCGGCGAGGGCGCCGGTGTCGTGGTCCTGGAGTCCGCCGAGCACGCCGCCGCGCGCGGCGCCCGGGTCTACTGCGAGGTGCTGGGCCAGGGCCTGTCCGCGGACAGCCACCACATCGCGCAGCCGGAGCCGACGGGCCGCGGTGTCGCGGCGGCCCTGCAGAACCTGCTCGACAACACCCAGCTGGACCCGTCCGAGCTGGTCCACGTGAACGCGCACGCCACGTCCACCCCGCAGGGTGACACGGCCGAGCTGAAGGCCCTGCGCAGGGTCCTGGGCGACGACCTCGACCACATCGCGATCTCCGCGACCAAGTCGATGACCGGTCACCTGCTGGGCGGCGCCGGCGGTATCGAGACCGTCGCCACCGTGCTGGCGCTGTACAACCGGATCGCCCCGCCGACGATCAACATCGACGAGCTGGACGATGACATCGACGCGGACATCGTGCGCGGGGAGCCCCGCAAGCTGCCGGTCGACGGCCCGATCTCCGCGATCAACAACTCCTTCGGCTTCGGCGGCCACAACGTCTCGCTGGCGTTCCGCACCGTCTGA
- a CDS encoding acyl carrier protein, which produces MAATQEEIVAGLAEIVNEIAGIPVEDVEFGKSFTDDLDVDSLSMVEVVVAAEERFDVKIPDEDVKNLKTVGDAADYILKHQA; this is translated from the coding sequence ATGGCCGCCACGCAGGAAGAAATCGTCGCGGGTCTCGCGGAGATCGTCAACGAGATCGCGGGCATCCCGGTCGAGGACGTCGAGTTCGGCAAGTCCTTCACCGACGACCTGGACGTCGACTCGCTGTCCATGGTCGAGGTCGTCGTCGCCGCTGAAGAGCGCTTCGACGTCAAGATCCCCGACGAGGACGTCAAGAACCTCAAGACGGTCGGCGACGCTGCCGACTACATCCTGAAGCACCAGGCCTGA
- a CDS encoding DUF3145 domain-containing protein, whose translation MTTRGVLYVHSAPRALCPHVEWAVAGVLGVRVNLDWIRQPASPGTWRAEFSWQAEAGTASKLASALRGWHLLRFEVTAEPCPTAEGERYSSTPELGIYHAVTGMHGDILIPEDRLRAALARSARGETDLEAEIAKLLGKPWDDELEPFRYAGEGAPVRWLHQVV comes from the coding sequence GTGACGACACGTGGAGTTCTGTACGTGCATTCCGCACCGCGCGCGCTCTGCCCGCATGTGGAATGGGCTGTTGCGGGCGTGCTCGGGGTGCGGGTGAACCTCGACTGGATCAGGCAGCCCGCCTCCCCCGGCACCTGGAGAGCCGAGTTCTCCTGGCAGGCAGAGGCGGGGACCGCCTCGAAACTCGCCTCCGCCCTGCGCGGCTGGCACCTGCTCCGCTTCGAGGTGACCGCCGAACCCTGCCCGACCGCCGAGGGCGAGCGCTACAGCTCCACCCCGGAGCTCGGCATCTACCACGCCGTCACCGGCATGCACGGGGACATCCTGATCCCCGAGGACCGGCTGCGCGCCGCGCTGGCCCGGTCCGCGCGCGGCGAGACCGACCTGGAGGCGGAGATCGCCAAGCTGCTCGGCAAGCCCTGGGACGACGAACTGGAGCCCTTCCGCTACGCCGGCGAGGGCGCCCCGGTCCGCTGGCTCCACCAGGTGGTCTGA
- a CDS encoding beta-glucosidase translates to MTDADQAREDRAREDRAREDAVEAALGKLDLDTKARLLAGQDMWSLPAVPGIGLGSLVMSDGPVGVRGVRWTADDPSLALPSPTALAAAWDPALARRAGRLLAQEARRKGVHVLLAPTVNLHRSPLGGRHFECYSEDPYLTGAIGSGYVSGVQDGGVATTVKHFVGNDAETERFTVDSVIAPRPLREVYLAPFEAIVANARPWGVMTAYNRVNGTTMTEHRYLVNEVLRGEWGFDGYNVSDWMAARSTTGDVLGGLDVAMPGPQTVYGPALAEAVRAGEVPEHAVDGAVRNVLRLAARVGLLEGAPAVVAEPPAPVDGQALARELAARGFVLVRNDAGALPLDAAPGRTVALIGAAARDARVLGGGSATVFPERVVSPLDGLTAALPEGALTFAVGADPSDELGPAGQGFELRAVCRDASGAVIGEGGLPGGQVQWIGEDLPAGVTYETMATIEVTGTYLPRESGEHAFGTRGLGAFTLAVGGRTLWEGVQETGDEADPFEAFFGAPSERARITLTEGEPVGVSLTYRVPDMSALPLKAVVFSLLHLGPRRDADELIAEAVAAARAADTAVVVVATTERVESEGFDRRDLTLPGRQDDLVRAVAAANPDTVVVVNAGSPVELPWREDVAAVLLTWFPGQEGGAALADVLLGEAEPGGRLPTTWPAALADAPVTEVVPAEGRLEYREGLFIGYRAYEARGVTPAYPFGHGLGYTDWAYESLEATAGSVRVRLTNTGTRPGREVVQVYLAPLADGVERPASWLAGFAGAEAGPGESVEVEIALPPRAFEIWDEEARGWRRIGGTYEVRASHSHADTRLTATLDL, encoded by the coding sequence GTGACCGATGCCGATCAGGCCCGCGAGGACCGGGCCCGCGAGGACCGGGCCCGCGAAGACGCCGTGGAAGCGGCGCTCGGCAAGCTGGACCTCGACACCAAGGCCCGCCTCCTGGCCGGCCAGGACATGTGGTCCCTGCCCGCCGTCCCCGGGATCGGGCTGGGCTCCCTGGTCATGTCCGACGGGCCCGTCGGCGTCCGGGGCGTGCGCTGGACCGCCGACGACCCGTCGCTCGCCCTGCCCTCCCCGACCGCGCTCGCCGCCGCCTGGGACCCCGCCCTCGCCCGCCGCGCGGGCCGCCTCCTCGCCCAGGAGGCCCGCCGCAAGGGCGTCCACGTCCTCCTCGCCCCCACCGTCAACCTGCACCGCTCCCCGCTGGGCGGCCGCCACTTCGAGTGCTACTCCGAGGACCCGTACCTCACCGGCGCCATCGGCAGCGGCTACGTCAGCGGCGTCCAGGACGGCGGGGTCGCCACCACCGTCAAGCACTTCGTCGGCAACGACGCCGAGACCGAGCGCTTCACCGTCGACAGCGTCATCGCCCCGCGCCCGCTGCGCGAGGTCTACCTGGCGCCCTTCGAGGCCATCGTCGCCAACGCCCGCCCCTGGGGCGTCATGACCGCCTACAACCGCGTCAACGGCACCACCATGACGGAACACCGGTACCTGGTGAACGAGGTCCTGCGCGGCGAGTGGGGCTTCGACGGCTACAACGTCTCCGACTGGATGGCCGCCCGCTCCACCACCGGGGACGTCCTCGGCGGCCTCGACGTGGCCATGCCCGGCCCGCAGACCGTCTACGGGCCCGCCCTCGCCGAGGCCGTCCGCGCCGGGGAGGTCCCCGAGCACGCCGTCGACGGGGCCGTGCGCAACGTGCTGCGGCTCGCCGCCCGCGTGGGCCTCCTGGAAGGCGCCCCCGCCGTGGTCGCCGAGCCCCCCGCGCCGGTCGACGGGCAGGCCCTGGCCCGCGAGCTGGCCGCCCGGGGGTTCGTCCTCGTACGCAACGACGCCGGCGCCCTGCCGCTGGACGCCGCGCCCGGCCGCACCGTCGCCCTGATCGGCGCCGCCGCCCGGGACGCCCGCGTCCTCGGCGGCGGGTCCGCGACCGTCTTCCCCGAGCGGGTGGTGTCCCCGCTCGACGGGCTCACCGCCGCGCTGCCCGAAGGGGCCCTGACCTTCGCGGTCGGCGCCGACCCGAGCGACGAACTCGGCCCCGCCGGGCAGGGCTTCGAGCTGCGCGCCGTCTGCCGGGACGCCTCGGGGGCCGTCATCGGCGAGGGCGGCCTGCCGGGCGGGCAGGTCCAGTGGATCGGCGAGGACCTGCCCGCGGGGGTCACGTACGAGACGATGGCCACCATCGAGGTCACCGGTACGTACCTGCCGCGCGAGAGCGGCGAGCACGCCTTCGGCACCCGCGGACTCGGCGCCTTCACCCTCGCCGTCGGCGGCCGCACCCTCTGGGAGGGCGTCCAGGAGACGGGCGACGAGGCCGACCCCTTCGAGGCCTTCTTCGGGGCCCCCAGCGAGCGCGCCCGGATCACCCTCACCGAGGGCGAGCCGGTCGGGGTGTCGCTGACCTACCGGGTTCCCGACATGAGCGCGTTGCCGCTCAAGGCCGTCGTGTTCTCCCTGCTCCACCTCGGGCCGCGGCGCGACGCCGACGAGCTGATCGCCGAGGCGGTGGCGGCCGCGCGGGCCGCCGACACCGCCGTCGTGGTCGTCGCCACCACCGAGCGGGTGGAGTCCGAGGGCTTCGACCGGCGCGACCTCACCCTGCCCGGCCGCCAGGACGACCTGGTGCGCGCCGTCGCCGCCGCCAACCCCGACACGGTGGTCGTCGTCAACGCGGGCTCCCCGGTGGAACTGCCCTGGCGCGAGGACGTCGCCGCCGTGCTGCTGACCTGGTTCCCCGGGCAGGAGGGCGGGGCCGCGCTGGCCGACGTACTCCTCGGGGAGGCGGAGCCCGGCGGGCGGCTGCCCACCACCTGGCCCGCCGCGCTCGCCGACGCGCCCGTCACCGAGGTCGTCCCCGCCGAGGGACGGCTGGAGTACCGCGAGGGGCTGTTCATCGGCTACCGGGCGTACGAGGCCCGGGGCGTGACCCCCGCCTACCCCTTCGGGCACGGCCTCGGCTACACCGACTGGGCCTACGAGTCCCTGGAGGCCACCGCCGGGTCCGTCAGGGTCCGCCTCACCAACACCGGGACCCGGCCGGGCCGCGAGGTGGTCCAGGTCTACCTGGCTCCCCTCGCGGACGGCGTCGAGCGCCCGGCGAGCTGGCTGGCCGGTTTCGCGGGCGCCGAGGCCGGCCCCGGCGAGAGCGTCGAGGTGGAGATCGCGCTGCCCCCCCGGGCCTTCGAGATCTGGGACGAGGAGGCGCGCGGCTGGCGCCGGATCGGCGGCACCTACGAGGTCCGCGCGAGCCACTCGCACGCCGACACCCGGCTGACGGCGACCCTCGACCTGTGA
- a CDS encoding low temperature requirement protein A, protein MESQEAEKPAEEAEKAEKKVAWSELFFDLVLVFAVTQVSALLHHDHGWAGTGRALIVFVPVYWVWVGNTVHANTHDADRPLNRIALFAAGLCGLLMALALPEAYGDRGPLLAGAYFCARLVLAALAHGRSRRLRPTPVTLSVLISGPLLLAGAFLDGNARVGLWALAAAVDLAAPRLTRSSMVRLNLDSGHLAERFGLFVMIALGESIVAVGAPVATAPDLDAGSLTAVAVAFTLVCSMWWVYFHLAAGAVRHGLETAAVRADVARQVLSYGHLSLIASIIAVAVGMAEAVAHPGARLPLAVAALLYGGCALFLATFGYTRWHLFRSWSVTRLVAAAAVLALLPAAALLPSLGALALLTAVVTGLNLVELGLVRRRGGLPGGRSPQED, encoded by the coding sequence ATGGAGTCGCAGGAAGCGGAAAAGCCGGCCGAGGAGGCCGAGAAGGCCGAGAAGAAGGTCGCGTGGTCGGAGCTGTTCTTCGACCTGGTGCTGGTGTTCGCCGTCACGCAGGTCTCGGCCCTGCTGCACCACGACCACGGATGGGCCGGCACCGGCCGCGCCCTGATCGTCTTCGTGCCCGTCTACTGGGTGTGGGTGGGCAACACCGTCCACGCCAACACCCATGACGCGGACCGGCCGCTGAACCGGATCGCCCTCTTCGCGGCCGGACTGTGCGGCCTGCTGATGGCCCTGGCCCTGCCCGAGGCCTACGGCGACCGCGGGCCGCTCCTCGCCGGAGCCTACTTCTGCGCCCGCCTGGTGCTCGCCGCGCTCGCCCACGGCCGCAGCCGGCGCCTGAGGCCCACCCCGGTGACCCTGTCGGTGCTGATCAGCGGACCGCTGCTGCTGGCCGGCGCCTTCCTCGACGGGAACGCCCGCGTCGGGCTGTGGGCCCTGGCCGCCGCCGTGGACCTGGCCGCGCCCCGGCTGACGCGCTCCAGCATGGTCCGGCTGAACCTCGACTCCGGCCATCTCGCCGAGCGGTTCGGCCTGTTCGTGATGATCGCGCTCGGCGAGTCGATCGTGGCCGTCGGCGCCCCGGTGGCCACCGCCCCCGACCTGGACGCCGGCTCCCTGACGGCCGTCGCCGTGGCCTTCACCCTGGTCTGCAGCATGTGGTGGGTCTACTTCCACCTGGCCGCCGGAGCCGTCCGGCACGGGCTGGAGACGGCGGCCGTACGGGCGGACGTGGCCCGGCAGGTCCTCTCGTACGGGCACCTCTCGCTGATCGCCTCGATCATCGCGGTGGCCGTCGGCATGGCCGAGGCCGTCGCCCACCCGGGCGCCCGGCTGCCGCTCGCCGTCGCCGCCCTCCTCTACGGGGGCTGCGCCCTCTTCCTCGCCACCTTCGGCTACACCCGCTGGCACCTCTTCCGCTCCTGGTCGGTGACCCGGCTGGTGGCCGCCGCGGCCGTCCTGGCCCTGCTGCCGGCGGCCGCGCTGCTGCCCTCCCTCGGGGCGCTCGCGCTGCTGACCGCCGTGGTGACCGGCCTCAACCTGGTGGAACTGGGCCTGGTGCGCCGCCGCGGCGGACTCCCCGGCGGCCGGAGCCCGCAGGAGGACTGA
- a CDS encoding TetR/AcrR family transcriptional regulator: protein MARAKSEERRGEIVRAAVEVIAERGYRGASLGSVAERVGLTQQGLLHYFPTKEALLVAVLEERDRWDTGGGSRAAADAWRLDLLESLVEYNAMRPGIVQTFSALLGESVTDGHPARAFFTERYAQVRAEMATLLRAEFGERLPSGLTPEQAAPLLTAVMDGLQYQWLLAPESVDMPAAFRSFLTLLRGPGA, encoded by the coding sequence ATGGCCAGGGCGAAGAGCGAGGAACGGCGCGGCGAGATCGTCCGCGCGGCGGTCGAGGTGATCGCCGAGCGCGGCTACCGGGGCGCGTCCCTGGGCTCCGTCGCCGAACGCGTGGGCCTGACCCAGCAGGGGCTGCTGCACTACTTCCCGACCAAGGAGGCCCTGCTGGTCGCGGTCCTGGAGGAGCGCGACCGCTGGGACACCGGCGGGGGCTCGCGCGCCGCCGCCGACGCCTGGCGCCTGGACCTGCTGGAGTCGCTGGTGGAGTACAACGCCATGCGCCCCGGCATCGTGCAGACCTTCTCGGCGCTGCTCGGCGAGAGCGTCACCGACGGCCACCCGGCCCGCGCGTTCTTCACCGAGCGCTACGCGCAGGTACGCGCGGAGATGGCCACCCTGCTGCGCGCCGAGTTCGGCGAGCGCCTCCCCTCGGGCCTCACCCCGGAACAGGCCGCTCCGCTGCTGACGGCGGTGATGGACGGCCTCCAGTACCAGTGGCTGCTCGCCCCGGAATCGGTGGACATGCCCGCCGCGTTCCGCTCCTTCCTGACCCTGCTGCGGGGCCCCGGCGCATAA
- a CDS encoding ACP S-malonyltransferase codes for MLVLVAPGQGAQSPGFLTPWLELPGAAERVAGWSDAIGLDLAHYGTKADADEIRDTAVAQPLLVAAGLLSATALDAPTAFGAVAGHSVGEITAAAFAGVLSEGDALSFVRTRGLGMAEAAAVTETGMAAVLGGDQDVVVAHLEKLGLTPANINGAGQIVAAGTKEQIEALVAEKPEGSIKVVALQVAGAFHTHHMAPAVATLAKAAEALAPADPALKYVSNKDGLVVATGADVVARLVGQVANPVRWDLCMETFAELGVTGIIELCPGGTLTGLAKRALKGVPSVALKTPDDLPKAAELIAKHTA; via the coding sequence GTGCTCGTACTCGTCGCTCCAGGCCAAGGCGCTCAGTCGCCCGGCTTCCTGACTCCCTGGCTCGAACTCCCCGGCGCCGCCGAGCGCGTCGCGGGGTGGTCCGACGCCATCGGGCTCGACCTTGCCCACTACGGCACGAAGGCCGACGCGGACGAGATCCGCGACACCGCGGTGGCCCAGCCGCTGCTGGTCGCGGCCGGTCTGCTGTCCGCTACCGCGCTGGACGCGCCGACGGCCTTCGGTGCCGTCGCGGGCCACAGCGTCGGTGAGATCACCGCTGCCGCCTTCGCCGGTGTGCTGAGCGAGGGCGACGCGCTGTCGTTCGTCCGCACCCGCGGTCTGGGCATGGCCGAGGCCGCCGCCGTCACCGAGACGGGCATGGCCGCGGTGCTGGGCGGTGACCAGGACGTGGTCGTCGCGCACCTGGAGAAGCTGGGGCTGACCCCGGCCAACATCAACGGCGCGGGCCAGATCGTGGCCGCCGGCACCAAGGAGCAGATCGAGGCCCTGGTCGCCGAGAAGCCCGAGGGCTCCATCAAGGTCGTGGCCCTCCAGGTCGCGGGCGCCTTCCACACGCACCACATGGCCCCCGCGGTCGCCACGCTGGCGAAGGCCGCCGAGGCCCTCGCTCCGGCCGACCCGGCACTGAAGTACGTGTCGAACAAGGACGGCCTCGTCGTCGCCACGGGCGCCGACGTCGTCGCCCGCCTGGTCGGCCAGGTCGCGAACCCGGTCCGCTGGGACCTGTGCATGGAGACGTTCGCCGAACTGGGCGTCACCGGGATCATCGAGCTGTGCCCGGGCGGCACCCTGACGGGTCTGGCCAAGCGGGCGCTGAAGGGCGTACCGAGCGTGGCGCTGAAGACGCCGGACGATCTCCCCAAGGCCGCAGAGCTCATCGCCAAGCACACGGCCTGA